A window of the Lolium perenne isolate Kyuss_39 chromosome 7, Kyuss_2.0, whole genome shotgun sequence genome harbors these coding sequences:
- the LOC127316900 gene encoding G-type lectin S-receptor-like serine/threonine-protein kinase At5g24080: MAALLPCLRGLLLLLLALAAAQTQAQAQQMSSFSANATTPWLPTEASRILVSPNLGMAAGFVRSSSAGRYRFAVWVANVSDPGTGNKTIIWYAHNNSTYDALEADGSSTLRVNAAGVLAWTTAANTTVWSNTANTTTAAPKLTLNNTGSLLYGSWSSFTEPTDTLMPAQALPQGSNSSDVITLQSASGRYKLVNSLALNYYESPTVQTGFTYTNMTNINSLLILTDDGKLLLSGGQQLIASDMGARNRLRRLTLDNDGNLRLYSLIPATRVWRVVWELVQERCRIQGTCPGNNTICVPVGANGVSCVCPPGFRNSTVGCDAKKRLGNGDKFVRMDFVSFSGGSTKTASDPDQYMTKEPPTNLAECESKCRSDPSCPAFGYKFGGDRTCLLYSKRLVEGYWSPGSEMSTYIRVAATDNDTNPFTGMTTMIDTVCPVQLALPVPPKQKATTIRNIAIITTLFAVELLAGVLSFWAFLRKYSQYREMARTLGLEYLPAGGPRRFSYAELKTATKDFTDVVGRGAYGTVFRGELPDRRAVAVKQLHGVGGGEAEFWAEVTIIARMHHLNLVRMWGFCADKDQRMLVYEYVPNGSLDKYLFSSSSAPPSAGDGGGAEGEESSSVAASEGKPILDLHTRYRIALGVARAIAYLHEECLEWVLHCDIKPENILLEDDFCPKVSDFGLSKLTSKKEKVTMSRIRGTRGYMAPEWVIHREPITAKADVYSFGMVLLEIVSGRRNYGFRQDSVGSEDWYFPKWAYEKVYVERRIEDIMDPRILQHVDDDAESVATVERMVKTAMWCLQDRAEMRPSMGKVAKMLEGTVEITEPVKPTIFCVQDD; this comes from the coding sequence ATGGCCGCCcttctcccctgtctccgggggctcctcctcctcctcctggctctCGCCGCCGCGCagacccaggcccaggcccagcagATGTCTTCCTTCTCCGCCAACGCCACCACGCCCTGGCTTCCGACGGAGGCCAGCCGCATCCTCGTCTCGCCCAATCTCGGCATGGCCGCCGGCTTCGTCCGGTCGTCGTCAGCGGGCAGGTACCGCTTCGCCGTCTGGGTTGCCAACGTCTCCGACCCCGGCACCGGCAACAAGACCATCATATGGTACGCCCACAACAACTCCACCTACGACGCCTTAGAGGCCGACGGTAGCTCCACCCTCCGAGTCAACGCCGCCGGCGTGCTCGCTTGGACCACCGCGGCCAACACCACCGTCTGGTCCAACACCGCCAACACTACCACGGCTGCTCCTAAGCTGACGCTCAACAACACAGGGAGTCTGCTCTACGGCTCCTGGTCTAGCTTCACCGAGCCGACGGACACGCTCATGCCGGCGCAAGCCTTACCGCAGGGAAGCAACAGTAGCGACGTCATCACCCTGCAGTCCGCCAGCGGGCGCTACAAGCTCGTCAACTCCTTGGCACTCAACTACTACGAGTCTCCTACCGTGCAAACTGGCTTCACCTACACCAACATGACCAACATCAACTCGCTGTTgatcctcaccgacgacggcaagCTGTTGCTCAGCGGCGGACAGCAGCTCATCGCCTCCGACATGGGTGCTAGGAACCGGCTGCGGCGCCTCACGCTCGACAACGACGGCAACCTGCGCCTCTACAGCCTGATCCCCGCAACCCGCGTCTGGCGCGTCGTGTGGGAGCTCGTGCAGGAGCGCTGCCGCATCCAGGGCACCTGCCCTGGCAACAACACCATATGCGTCCCGGTCGGCGCCAATGGCGTCAGCTGCGTCTGCCCGCCCGGGTTCCGGAACAGTACGGTCGGCTGCGACGCCAAGAAGAGGCTGGGTAACGGCGACAAGTTCGTGAGGATGGACTTCGTGTCCTTCTCCGGCGGCTCAACCAAGACAGCCTCGGATCCCGACCAATACATGACGAAGGAGCCGCCCACGAACCTGGCCGAGTGCGAGAGCAAGTGCCGGAGCGACCCCAGCTGCCCGGCGTTCGGCTACAAGTTCGGCGGCGACCGGACGTGCCTCCTCTACTCCAAGCGCCTGGTGGAAGGGTACTGGTCCCCGGGGTCGGAGATGTCCACCTACATACGGGTGGCGGCGACGGACAACGACACCAACCCCTTCACCGGGATGACCACCATGATCGACACGGTGTGCCCCGTGCAGCTGGCGCTCCCCGTGCCGCCCAAGCAGAAGGCCACCACGATCCGcaacatcgccatcatcaccacgctGTTCGCCGTGGAGCTCCTGGCCGGGGTCCTGTCCTTCTGGGCGTTCCTGCGCAAGTACTCCCAGTACCGCGAGATGGCGCGCACGCTCGGGCTGGAGTACCTCCCCGCCGGCGGGCCCAGGCGGTTCTCGTACGCGGAGCTCAAGACGGCGACCAAGGACTTCACGGACGTGGTGGGGCGCGGCGCGTACGGGACGGTGTTCCGCGGGGAGCTCCCCGACCGGCGCGCGGTGGCCGTGAAGCAGCTGCACGGCGTGGGCGGCGGCGAGGCGGAGTTCTGGGCGGAGGTGACCATCATCGCGCGGATGCACCACCTCAACCTGGTGCGCATGTGGGGGTTCTGCGCCGACAAGGACCAGCGGATGCTGGTGTACGAGTACGTGCCCAACGGCTCGCTGGACAAGTACCTCTTCTCCTCCAGCTCCGCGCCGCCGTCGGcaggcgacggtggcggcgccgagGGCGAGGAGAGCAGCAGTGTCGCCGCGTCGGAAGGGAAGCCCATCCTGGATCTGCACACCCGGTACCGCATCGCGCTGGGCGTGGCCCGCGCCATCGCGTACCTGCACGAGGAGTGCCTGGAGTGGGTGCTGCACTGCGACATCAAGCCGGAGAACATCCTGCTGGAGGACGACTTCTGCCCCAAGGTGTCCGACTTCGGGCTGTCCAAGCTGACGAGCAAGAAGGAGAAGGTGACCATGTCCAGGATCAGGGGCACGCGCGGGTACATGGCGCCGGAGTGGGTCATCCACCGCGAGCCCATCACGGCCAAGGCGGACGTGTACAGCTTCGGCATGGTGCTGCTGGAGATCGTCTCCGGCAGGCGCAACTACGGATTCCGGCAGGACTCGGTGGGCAGCGAGGACTGGTACTTCCCAAAGTGGGCGTACGAGAAGGTGTACGTGGAGCGGCGGATCGAGGACATCATGGACCCGCGGATCCTCCAGCACGTCGACGACGACGCCGAGAGCGTGGCGACGGTGGAGAGAATGGTGAAGACGGCCATGTGGTGCCTGCAGGACCGCGCCGAGATGAGGCCCTCCATGGGCAAGGTTGCCAAGATGCTCGAGGGCACCGTCGAGATCACCGAGCCCGTCAAGCCTACCATCTTCTGCGTACAGGACGACTAG